The following are encoded together in the Oncorhynchus nerka isolate Pitt River linkage group LG23, Oner_Uvic_2.0, whole genome shotgun sequence genome:
- the LOC115107005 gene encoding protein SCO2 homolog, mitochondrial gives MLGLVGFIGGDLHATSGRLLRCTLRSSTVQQTSGSTNHTQRAWLASQAPLCGHHTPKHRTGLYGPFTHPQQTLGSSRGPFSLPLFTQRVALSQGPNTSTAKIRLRTRLVVTLLFGGGLLGTWWYVRNEKQQNHQMQRIEQLKKLALGQGDFSLLDHRGHRRTKRDFLGRWVLLYFGFTHCPDICPDELDKISAVVSALDKDRSLPAVQPLFVTVDPERDDVAALERYVKDFHPRLIGLTGTPEEVKVAGKDYRVYASPGPKDEDGDYIVDHTILIYLVNPDGLFLDYYNRMKDDVQIAESVRNHIKSYVKLSE, from the coding sequence ATGCTGGGACTTGTAGGCTTCATAGGGGGTGACCTCCATGCTACGTCTGGGAGACTCCTGAGATGCACCTTGAGGTCTTCAACAGTCCAACAGACTTCTGGCTCCACAAACCACACCCAGAGGGCATGGCTCGCCTCACAGGCACCCCTCTGTGGACACCATACCCCTAAACATAGGACAGGGCTATATGGCCCTTTTACACACCCGCAACAGACACTGGGGAGTTCCCGTGGCCCCTTCTCCCTACCCCTTTTCACTCAGAGGGTCGCCCTCTCCCAGGGACCCAACACCTCCACAGCCAAGATCAGGCTGCGAACGCGCCTGGTGGTCACCCTGCTGTTCGGCGGGGGTCTGCTTGGCACCTGGTGGTACGTGCGTAACGAGAAGCAGCAAAATCACCAAATGCAGCGGATAGAGCAGTTGAAAAAGTTGGCCCTGGGCCAGGGAGACTTCAGCCTCCTCGACCACAGGGGGCACCGCAGGACCAAAAGAGACTTCCTGGGTCGCTGGGTGCTCCTCTACTTTGGCTTCACCCACTGCCCTGACATCTGCCCCGATGAGCTGGATAAGATATCTGCTGTGGTCAGCGCTCTGGACAAGGACCGGTCTCTCCCCGCGGTCCAACCGCTATTTGTGACGGTCGACCCGGAACGAGACGACGTGGCGGCCCTGGAGAGGTACGTGAAGGACTTCCACCCCCGGCTGATCGGCCTGACGGGTACCCCAGAGGAGGTGAAGGTGGCAGGGAAGGACTACAGGGTGTACGCCAGCCCTGGACCGAAGGATGAGGACGGGGACTATATAGTGGACCACACCATCCTCATCTACCTGGTCAACCCAGATGGGCTGTTCCTGGACTATTACAACAGGATGAAGGACGACGTGCAGATCGCTGAGAGCGTCAGGAACCATATAAAGAGCTACGTCAAACTCTCTGAATGA